The Anolis carolinensis isolate JA03-04 chromosome 2, rAnoCar3.1.pri, whole genome shotgun sequence genome has a window encoding:
- the cdkn2d gene encoding cyclin-dependent kinase 4 inhibitor D: MQPGGAEVRAGDRLTSAAARGDPEEVRRLLRQELLRPDARNRFGKTALQVMMFGNVFVAQELLKQGANPNLQDASGTAPAHDAARTGFLDTLKVLVEYGADVNVPDASGSLPIHVATREGHAEVVRFLAPLSRLRHQDSDGRTPLELARQLGLSPIQGILEQHLSAPA, from the exons ATGCAGCCGGGCGGCGCCGAAGTCCGCGCCGGGGACCGCCTCACCAGCGCTGCCGCCCGAGGAGACCCCGAGGAAGTGCGCCGCCTCCTCCGGCAGGAGCTCCTCCGCCCGGATGCCCGGAACCGCTTCGGGAAGACCGCGTTGCAG GTTATGATGTTTGGCAACGTCTTTGTGGCACAGGAGCTGCTGAAGCAAGGTGCCAACCCCAACCTTCAAGATGCGTCAGGCACGGCCCCTGCCCATGACGCTGCCCGCACTGGCTTCCTCGACACCCTGAAGGTCCTGGTGGAATACGGGGCTGATGTCAACGTCCCGGATGCCTCTGGCTCGCTTCCCATCCATGTCGCCACCCGGGAAGGCCACGCCGAGGTGGTGCGCTTCCTAGCACCCTTGTCCCGGCTGCGGCACCAGGACTCGGATGGGCGCACACCGCTGGAGCTGGCGCGGCAGCTGGGCCTTTCACCCATCCAGGGCATCCTGGAGCAGCACCTCTCTGCCCCAGCTTAG